One window of the Prinia subflava isolate CZ2003 ecotype Zambia chromosome 1, Cam_Psub_1.2, whole genome shotgun sequence genome contains the following:
- the OXR1 gene encoding oxidation resistance protein 1 isoform X5 — protein MSRLWYGKKGRKHQPVNRKCTLVVSVAEYHRRIDALNSEELRTLCRRLQITTREDTNSKQATNIKTDLEPEAFRPNLSDPSELLQPEQIEKLTKSLPPRTIGYPWTLVYSTAKHGMSLKTLYRTMTGLDTPVLLVIKDSDGQVFGALASEPFKVSDGFYGTGETFMFTFSPDFEVFKWTGDNMFFIKGDMDSLAFGGGGGEFALWLDGDLYHGRSHSCKTFGNHTLSKREDFTIQDIEIWAFE, from the exons ATGTCTCGTCTCTGGTatgggaagaagggaagaaagcaCCAGCCAGTAAATCGTAAATGCACTCTG GTAGTGTCAGTGGCTGAGTATCACCGCAGGATCGATGCTCTAAATAGCGAAGAACTGCGCACACTCTGCAGACGTCTCCAG ATAACAACAAGAGAAGATACCAATTCAAAACAGGCAACAAATATCAAAACAGACCTGGAGCCTGAAGCATTCCGGCCAAATCTTAGTGATCCTAGTGAATTACTACAGCCAGAACAAATTGAAAAG CTCACAAAGTCTCTTCCACCACGGACTATTGGCTATCCATGGACTCTTGTCTACAGTACTGCAAAGCATGGCATGAGCTTGAAGACCTTGTATCGGACAATGACAGGATTAGACACACCCGTGCTGTTGGTTATCAAAGACAGTGATGGACAG GTTTTTGGTGCACTAGCATCTGAGCCGTTTAAAGTAAGCGATGGCTTTTATGGCACTGGAGAGACCTTTATGTTCACTTTTTCTCCAGATTTTGAG gTTTTTAAATGGACAGGAGACAACATGTTCTTCATTAAAGGAGACATGGATTCTCTTGCTTTTGGTGGAGGAGG AGGAGAGTTTGCTCTTTGGCTTGATGGTGATCTCTACCATGGAAGAAGTCATTCATGTAAAACATTTGGGAATCACACACTTTCTAAGCGAGAAGACTTCACTATTCAAGACATAGAAATATGGGCTTTTGAATAA
- the OXR1 gene encoding oxidation resistance protein 1 isoform X6, whose amino-acid sequence MSRLWYGKKGRKHQPVNRKCTLITTREDTNSKQATNIKTDLEPEAFRPNLSDPSELLQPEQIEKLTKSLPPRTIGYPWTLVYSTAKHGMSLKTLYRTMTGLDTPVLLVIKDSDGQVFGALASEPFKVSDGFYGTGETFMFTFSPDFEVFKWTGDNMFFIKGDMDSLAFGGGGGEFALWLDGDLYHGRSHSCKTFGNHTLSKREDFTIQDIEIWAFE is encoded by the exons ATGTCTCGTCTCTGGTatgggaagaagggaagaaagcaCCAGCCAGTAAATCGTAAATGCACTCTG ATAACAACAAGAGAAGATACCAATTCAAAACAGGCAACAAATATCAAAACAGACCTGGAGCCTGAAGCATTCCGGCCAAATCTTAGTGATCCTAGTGAATTACTACAGCCAGAACAAATTGAAAAG CTCACAAAGTCTCTTCCACCACGGACTATTGGCTATCCATGGACTCTTGTCTACAGTACTGCAAAGCATGGCATGAGCTTGAAGACCTTGTATCGGACAATGACAGGATTAGACACACCCGTGCTGTTGGTTATCAAAGACAGTGATGGACAG GTTTTTGGTGCACTAGCATCTGAGCCGTTTAAAGTAAGCGATGGCTTTTATGGCACTGGAGAGACCTTTATGTTCACTTTTTCTCCAGATTTTGAG gTTTTTAAATGGACAGGAGACAACATGTTCTTCATTAAAGGAGACATGGATTCTCTTGCTTTTGGTGGAGGAGG AGGAGAGTTTGCTCTTTGGCTTGATGGTGATCTCTACCATGGAAGAAGTCATTCATGTAAAACATTTGGGAATCACACACTTTCTAAGCGAGAAGACTTCACTATTCAAGACATAGAAATATGGGCTTTTGAATAA